One window of the Peptacetobacter hiranonis genome contains the following:
- a CDS encoding DNA topology modulation protein gives MKSNNFSKIMVIGFSGSGKSTISKMISDILNIPVLYLDKVHWLPNWIENDAKTECKIVSSFLKDNDSWVIDGNYSHMSYNERLESADLIIFMNFNRFNCLFRAFKRLFENRGKTRESMADNCIEKVDFEFIKWILWDSRKKSQTDNYKYAFEKYGDKVIIIKNQREYDNFIDNFKSKYQVFKV, from the coding sequence ATGAAATCAAATAATTTTTCTAAAATAATGGTAATTGGTTTTAGTGGTTCTGGAAAATCTACAATTTCAAAGATGATTTCTGATATTTTAAATATTCCCGTTCTATATTTGGATAAGGTTCATTGGCTACCAAATTGGATTGAAAACGATGCAAAAACTGAGTGTAAGATTGTATCCAGTTTTTTAAAAGATAATGATAGTTGGGTAATCGACGGAAATTATTCTCATATGTCGTACAACGAAAGATTAGAATCCGCTGATTTGATTATTTTTATGAATTTTAATAGGTTTAATTGTTTATTTAGGGCCTTTAAAAGACTTTTTGAAAATAGAGGAAAAACTAGGGAGTCTATGGCAGATAATTGTATAGAAAAGGTCGATTTCGAATTTATAAAATGGATTTTATGGGACTCTAGGAAGAAATCCCAAACTGATAATTATAAATACGCTTTTGAAAAGTATGGAGATAAAGTAATCATTATAAAAAATCAGAGAGAGTACGATAATTTTATAGATAATTTTAAAAGTAAGTATCAAGTTTTTAAAGTCTAA
- a CDS encoding 4Fe-4S binding protein — protein sequence MKEAEEIFKYIVEEIHSIIMATVDEKNRPITCAIDIMDYDESGLYFLTSRGKGFYKRLKENNNVALSAMKGNSTLGRVSINIRGNVKELGPEKIGYLFSKNEYMKKIYPTEKSKMNLTVFKVEKGVGECFDLRTRPIKRHEFSFGGESKEKKGYFVTDKCINCGRCIEVCPQNCIVEDQKNWNQVKINHLNCLSCGNCVEVCPVEAILKRI from the coding sequence ATGAAAGAAGCAGAAGAAATTTTTAAATATATAGTAGAAGAAATACATTCGATAATAATGGCGACAGTAGACGAAAAAAATAGGCCAATTACATGTGCAATAGATATAATGGATTACGATGAAAGTGGATTATACTTCCTAACATCTAGGGGGAAAGGATTTTATAAAAGACTTAAGGAAAATAACAATGTAGCTCTAAGTGCTATGAAGGGGAACTCTACATTAGGAAGAGTTTCAATAAATATAAGGGGAAATGTAAAAGAATTAGGGCCAGAAAAAATCGGATACCTATTTTCTAAAAATGAGTATATGAAAAAAATATACCCAACAGAAAAATCAAAAATGAATCTTACAGTTTTTAAGGTAGAAAAAGGTGTAGGTGAGTGCTTTGATTTAAGAACAAGACCAATAAAAAGACACGAGTTTTCTTTTGGTGGAGAATCTAAGGAGAAAAAAGGATATTTTGTAACAGATAAGTGTATAAACTGTGGAAGATGTATAGAAGTTTGTCCTCAAAATTGCATAGTTGAAGATCAGAAGAACTGGAATCAGGTTAAAATTAATCACTTAAACTGCTTAAGCTGTGGAAACTGTGTAGAAGTCTGTCCAGTTGAAGCAATATTAAAGCGGATTTAG
- a CDS encoding type II toxin-antitoxin system RelE/ParE family toxin: protein MDIFEVEFFEKDDGSFPVEEFILSQDIKMRAKIFRNLELLASHGDMLREPYSKSLGNGIFEIRTRVKSDITRILYFFVLGKRIILTNGFVKKTQKTPQKEINLALSRRNEYFNREVN from the coding sequence ATGGATATTTTTGAAGTAGAATTTTTTGAAAAAGACGATGGAAGTTTTCCAGTAGAAGAATTTATTCTAAGTCAAGATATTAAAATGAGAGCTAAAATTTTTAGAAATCTTGAATTATTAGCATCTCATGGAGATATGTTAAGAGAGCCATATTCAAAATCTTTAGGGAATGGAATTTTTGAAATTAGAACTAGAGTTAAATCAGATATAACAAGAATCTTATATTTCTTTGTCTTGGGCAAAAGAATAATTTTAACTAATGGATTTGTCAAAAAAACACAAAAAACTCCTCAAAAAGAAATTAATCTTGCCTTAAGTAGAAGAAATGAATATTTTAATCGTGAGGTGAATTAA
- a CDS encoding DUF4956 domain-containing protein, whose product MNALFIGIFSSGVTETLAVSKFLICIGASIVIGIILTLAYMYKTKYTKSFAATLAILPTVVCVIIMMVNGNVGAGVAVAGAFSLVRFRSVPGTAKEIGAIFIAMGAGLITGMGYIGFAFLFAIIIGAVEMIYSSINFGNTKNEKYKTITITIPEDLDYPGVFGGIFKEYTDEYELVRVKTTNMGSLFRLTYDISMKKGMSEKELIDKLRCRNGNLEICMSKQVTTIGEL is encoded by the coding sequence ATGAACGCATTATTTATAGGGATATTTAGCAGTGGGGTAACGGAAACTCTAGCTGTATCAAAATTTTTAATTTGCATAGGTGCATCGATAGTAATAGGGATTATACTAACTTTGGCTTATATGTACAAAACAAAATATACTAAAAGCTTTGCAGCCACATTAGCAATACTACCAACAGTGGTATGTGTGATAATTATGATGGTAAACGGAAATGTAGGAGCAGGGGTAGCAGTAGCAGGGGCGTTTAGTTTGGTAAGATTTAGATCAGTTCCTGGAACAGCAAAGGAAATTGGTGCTATATTTATCGCAATGGGTGCTGGTCTAATAACAGGAATGGGATATATTGGTTTTGCCTTCCTATTTGCGATAATAATAGGAGCAGTGGAAATGATATACTCATCTATTAACTTTGGAAACACAAAAAACGAAAAGTACAAGACTATTACAATAACAATACCAGAGGATTTAGACTACCCAGGAGTTTTTGGTGGGATATTTAAAGAATATACAGATGAATATGAATTGGTACGGGTAAAGACAACTAACATGGGAAGCTTGTTTAGATTGACATACGATATAAGCATGAAAAAGGGGATGTCTGAAAAAGAATTAATAGATAAATTAAGATGCAGAAATGGTAATTTAGAAATATGTATGTCAAAACAGGTGACTACAATAGGGGAACTGTAG
- a CDS encoding alkaline phosphatase — translation MKNKKIIVVFAVVISLIASFSFGYNIKTKNNDINNTELKSETVEITTSKEKYSGKKPKYIFLFIGDGMSYSQLQLADYYLKKTGNNGLDILKLSTNGTIQNQDKTSLIPDSASTATAMATGEKTKSGNINVSEDGKEKYETITQKLKKDGYKIGIATTVNINHATPAGFSAHRESRKGYYEIGKEMLNTEFDYFAGGDFKDKKGENGDKKSLEKIAEEKGYTVADSEEEFEKLGNNSKKENSSNDEKYLVISDDREKTDAMKYSIDKRYEQENGEEELYSLSDYVKKGIDLLSDKDKKDKGFFMMIEGGKIDWACHKNDAASALHETIDLDNAVDEALKFYNNHKDETLIIVTGDHETGGLAIGNSNSEYDTHLENLGLQKISCDRFNEEYVSKYKKEKTDFKEVLKDIKYVFGLKKPLVFKEEKAKEDSDDDHKHSDENSLELSKSEYERLKNAYELTIKKSSKNRTKEESTLYGSHEPITVEAARILAQKSGVGFTSFSHTAAPMAVFAEGVGASEFDGMYDNTELYEKLIEVIY, via the coding sequence ATGAAAAATAAAAAAATAATAGTAGTATTTGCGGTTGTTATTTCTCTAATAGCAAGTTTTTCGTTTGGATATAATATTAAAACTAAAAACAATGATATAAATAACACTGAGTTAAAAAGTGAAACAGTTGAAATAACGACATCTAAAGAAAAATACAGTGGTAAAAAGCCAAAGTATATATTCTTATTTATAGGTGATGGAATGAGCTATTCTCAGCTGCAACTAGCAGATTATTACCTGAAGAAAACGGGAAATAATGGACTAGATATATTGAAACTGAGCACAAATGGAACTATACAAAATCAAGATAAGACATCGCTAATTCCAGATTCAGCATCTACAGCAACTGCTATGGCTACTGGAGAAAAAACTAAAAGTGGAAATATAAATGTAAGTGAAGATGGAAAAGAAAAATACGAAACAATTACACAGAAATTAAAAAAAGATGGATATAAGATTGGAATTGCTACAACTGTGAATATAAATCACGCTACACCGGCTGGATTTTCTGCCCATCGGGAATCTAGAAAAGGATACTATGAAATAGGCAAAGAAATGTTAAATACAGAATTTGACTATTTTGCAGGTGGAGATTTTAAGGATAAAAAAGGAGAAAATGGAGATAAGAAGAGTCTTGAAAAAATAGCCGAGGAAAAAGGATATACTGTGGCTGATAGTGAGGAAGAGTTTGAAAAGTTGGGAAATAATTCTAAAAAAGAAAATTCTTCAAATGATGAAAAGTACTTGGTAATATCTGATGATAGAGAAAAAACAGATGCCATGAAGTACAGTATAGACAAAAGATATGAACAGGAAAATGGAGAAGAGGAGTTATATTCTCTTTCAGATTATGTGAAAAAAGGAATAGATCTTTTATCTGATAAAGATAAAAAAGATAAAGGATTTTTCATGATGATTGAAGGCGGAAAAATAGACTGGGCTTGTCATAAAAATGATGCAGCATCAGCACTTCATGAAACTATTGACTTAGACAATGCAGTTGATGAAGCGCTTAAATTCTATAATAATCACAAAGATGAAACTTTAATAATTGTAACTGGTGACCATGAAACAGGTGGATTAGCAATAGGAAATTCAAACTCAGAATACGACACACACCTTGAAAATCTAGGATTACAGAAGATTTCGTGTGATAGATTCAATGAGGAGTATGTTTCTAAATATAAAAAGGAAAAAACTGATTTTAAAGAAGTACTAAAAGATATAAAGTATGTATTTGGACTTAAGAAACCTTTAGTATTTAAGGAAGAAAAAGCAAAAGAGGATTCTGATGATGATCACAAACATTCAGACGAAAATAGCTTGGAACTTAGTAAATCTGAATATGAAAGGTTAAAAAATGCATATGAGTTAACTATTAAAAAAAGCTCAAAGAATAGAACAAAGGAAGAAAGTACGTTGTATGGAAGTCATGAACCTATAACTGTGGAAGCTGCGAGAATACTTGCTCAAAAGAGTGGAGTAGGGTTTACGTCGTTTTCACATACTGCAGCTCCAATGGCTGTATTTGCAGAAGGAGTGGGAGCGAGTGAATTTGATGGTATGTATGATAATACTGAGTTGTATGAAAAGTTAATAGAGGTTATATATTAA
- a CDS encoding response regulator transcription factor: MKLLLAEDEKELSKALKAILESNRYSVDAVYDGEDAIYYMENSEYDAVILDIMMPKVDGITALKTVREKGIDVPIIMLTAKSEVDDKVLGLDSGANDYLTKPFSAKELLARLRVLTREKSVSNTSIITVGNVSLDTTTFEMYSPNGKFRLTNKEYQMMEIFMRNPKHIVSTEQLIEKVWGYDSDMENNVVWVYISYLRKKLISLNANIIIKANRNLGYSLELVENDSK, encoded by the coding sequence ATGAAATTATTATTAGCAGAGGACGAAAAAGAATTATCAAAAGCATTAAAAGCTATTTTGGAAAGTAATAGATATTCTGTAGATGCGGTTTATGACGGAGAAGATGCAATCTACTACATGGAAAACAGTGAATATGATGCAGTTATTTTGGATATAATGATGCCAAAAGTGGACGGAATAACTGCTTTAAAAACTGTAAGAGAAAAAGGAATTGATGTACCTATAATAATGCTTACTGCAAAATCTGAAGTGGATGACAAGGTACTGGGATTGGATAGTGGTGCAAATGACTATCTAACAAAACCATTTTCAGCTAAGGAATTACTTGCTAGACTTAGAGTTTTAACTAGAGAAAAATCTGTAAGTAATACTTCAATAATAACTGTTGGTAACGTATCTTTGGATACAACAACATTTGAAATGTATTCCCCAAATGGAAAATTTAGGCTAACAAATAAAGAATATCAGATGATGGAGATTTTCATGAGAAATCCTAAACACATAGTATCTACTGAGCAACTTATAGAAAAAGTATGGGGATACGACAGCGATATGGAAAATAATGTTGTTTGGGTGTATATATCATACCTAAGAAAAAAACTAATTTCACTAAATGCAAATATTATAATAAAAGCAAATAGAAATCTTGGATATTCCCTTGAATTAGTTGAAAATGATAGTAAATAG
- a CDS encoding sugar O-acetyltransferase, which produces MDMLEIMKTQQKYCSDHRDMPNELQIKAKNLCWEYNQSRPDEPEKRAEILQNLFGTCHPLTFIEPSFRCDYGFNIHTHGLTIINYNCVILDTSPVNIGKNAFIAPGVCLACAGHAIDAEQRAYGIGTSAPITIGDDVWIGANSTVCGGVTIGNGTIIGAGSVVTKDIPSGVIAVGNPCRVLREITEEDKIEPLKF; this is translated from the coding sequence ATGGATATGTTAGAGATAATGAAAACACAACAAAAGTACTGCTCAGATCATAGAGATATGCCAAATGAATTACAGATAAAAGCAAAGAATCTTTGTTGGGAATACAATCAGAGCAGACCTGATGAGCCAGAAAAGAGAGCTGAGATTCTTCAAAATCTTTTTGGAACTTGTCATCCACTTACATTTATTGAGCCATCTTTTAGATGTGACTACGGGTTTAATATACATACACATGGACTTACAATAATCAACTACAATTGCGTGATTTTAGATACATCTCCTGTAAATATTGGAAAGAATGCGTTTATTGCGCCAGGGGTTTGTTTAGCTTGTGCAGGTCATGCAATAGATGCTGAACAAAGAGCATATGGTATTGGTACATCTGCACCGATAACGATTGGCGATGATGTTTGGATTGGAGCAAATTCTACAGTTTGTGGTGGAGTTACTATAGGTAATGGGACTATTATAGGTGCGGGCAGCGTGGTGACTAAAGATATTCCAAGTGGAGTGATTGCTGTTGGAAATCCTTGCAGGGTGCTTAGAGAGATTACGGAAGAAGATAAAATTGAGCCATTAAAATTTTAA
- a CDS encoding helix-turn-helix domain-containing protein: MSKNFRETLNKELKNPEFKKEWDSLEPEYQIVRAILESRKETGITQKQLAEITGINQADISRYENGSGNPSLKTLKRLAEGMGKTLEIRFL, translated from the coding sequence ATGTCTAAAAATTTTAGAGAAACATTAAATAAAGAATTAAAAAATCCGGAATTCAAAAAGGAATGGGATTCTCTTGAACCCGAATATCAGATTGTAAGAGCTATCTTAGAATCTAGAAAAGAAACTGGAATAACCCAAAAACAACTAGCAGAAATAACTGGAATTAATCAAGCTGATATAAGCAGATATGAAAATGGAAGTGGAAATCCTTCTTTAAAAACATTAAAAAGACTTGCTGAAGGAATGGGAAAAACTTTAGAAATAAGATTCTTATAA
- a CDS encoding sensor histidine kinase — protein MIGKLRKKFIAVSVLSTFIVLSVIISGIHVMNYHRIENDADRMLSLIAENDGKMPFGKPKFEMGKKDDFGKRDMIKFSPETPYETRYFSVVIGANGIVERSDTGKIAAIDTESAVQYAKEIYNGNKSSGFEGNYRFLKSEKDGATIITFLDCTRELDGFKSFIVISVIVSAIGLLAVSALIVVASKVILKPVEESYTKQKQFITNAGHEIKTPLTIIDANTEVIEMINGASEWTESIKNQVKRLSSLTADLISLSRMEEESRFEMNDFPISDVVEEECDVFKGMAEIKGKELTSEIEKNLSYNGDEKAIRQLTSILLDNAIKYTDENGTIIVKLRKSGRKINLSVYNTVESITKEDTERMFERFYRADFSKNSETGGYGIGLSIASAIVSAHKGKINAETEDGKSLKINITI, from the coding sequence ATGATTGGAAAACTAAGGAAAAAATTTATAGCAGTTTCTGTGTTGTCGACATTTATAGTTTTGTCTGTAATAATATCTGGAATACATGTTATGAACTATCATAGAATAGAAAATGATGCGGATAGAATGTTGAGTCTAATTGCCGAAAATGATGGGAAAATGCCTTTTGGAAAACCAAAATTTGAAATGGGAAAAAAAGATGATTTTGGCAAAAGGGATATGATAAAATTCTCGCCAGAAACTCCATACGAAACGAGATATTTCTCTGTCGTAATAGGAGCAAATGGTATTGTTGAAAGGTCTGATACGGGGAAAATAGCTGCTATAGATACAGAAAGTGCAGTACAGTATGCTAAGGAAATATACAATGGAAATAAAAGTAGTGGATTTGAAGGAAATTATAGATTCTTAAAATCTGAAAAGGATGGAGCTACTATAATAACATTTTTAGATTGTACAAGGGAACTAGATGGATTTAAATCATTTATAGTAATAAGTGTAATTGTATCTGCAATAGGGTTATTGGCTGTATCTGCACTAATTGTAGTTGCATCAAAGGTTATCTTAAAACCAGTAGAGGAAAGTTATACAAAGCAGAAACAATTCATAACTAATGCAGGGCATGAAATAAAAACACCACTTACAATAATAGATGCAAACACAGAAGTAATTGAGATGATAAATGGAGCAAGTGAGTGGACAGAAAGTATAAAAAATCAGGTAAAAAGACTTTCTTCTCTTACAGCAGACTTGATTTCTCTTTCTAGAATGGAGGAGGAAAGTCGGTTTGAGATGAATGATTTCCCTATATCTGATGTTGTAGAAGAAGAGTGCGATGTATTTAAGGGAATGGCAGAGATAAAAGGAAAAGAATTAACTTCAGAAATTGAAAAAAATCTTAGTTATAATGGTGATGAAAAAGCTATTAGACAGCTTACATCAATTTTATTAGATAATGCGATAAAATATACAGACGAAAATGGAACTATAATTGTAAAACTAAGAAAATCAGGAAGAAAAATCAATCTATCTGTATATAACACAGTTGAAAGTATAACAAAAGAGGACACAGAGAGAATGTTTGAAAGATTTTATAGGGCAGATTTTTCAAAAAATTCAGAAACTGGTGGATATGGAATAGGGCTTTCAATAGCTAGTGCAATAGTTTCTGCCCATAAAGGAAAAATAAACGCTGAGACAGAGGATGGAAAATCCTTAAAAATAAATATAACAATTTAA
- a CDS encoding carbohydrate-binding domain-containing protein, with amino-acid sequence MNKKLMSLLTAVAIVVSLSGCTNSAEDSEEKTKTAVATASEINVSEMFTDSDKEVGYDEENSSKIELNKTTATFDSDDVSIDGTTVTIKNEGTYIVSGDLENGKIIVDSEKTDKLQIVLNGANISCKGSAPIYVKQADKVFLTLANETTNTLTSTGEYETSEDNVDAAIFSKDDLTLNGTGILTVKSESGHGIVSKDDLVVTSGTYNINAASHGLSANDSIRIADGKFSITSGKDGLHSENTDDTKLGYIYVADGEFNITAGYDALDASSAIQSDGGTFDVTTGGGSAKAASKRGGAPEGEKPSGERPKMPSRDGEKPIGNPPSGNENGEPPTKPEGESSQQNSTSESGNTSNENTSNKSENTNTTENSSTEESTNSMKGLKAETNLVLNGGTYNIDSCDDSIHSNKDVTITNGAYSIKSGDDAVHAEETTKITNGNINITKSYEGIEGLDIELKGGKITVVADDDGINAAGGNDDSGTVEPFENKGGMNEATNGSITISSGNIDINAAGDGIDANGDLTVTGGTTYVSGSENGGNSALDYSGDAKITGGTFVAVGMSEMSQNFGDDSTQGAIMINKDDTQEKGTKISLKDSSGEELVSYTSKKSFNSVLVSCKGIEKDGSYTMSIGDEDSAVQMSSLVYSEGTKSRTMK; translated from the coding sequence ATGAATAAGAAACTAATGTCGCTATTAACAGCAGTTGCGATAGTAGTTTCTCTTTCTGGATGCACTAATAGCGCAGAAGATTCTGAAGAGAAAACAAAAACAGCAGTAGCAACTGCAAGTGAAATAAATGTATCTGAGATGTTTACCGACAGCGATAAAGAAGTAGGATACGACGAAGAAAATTCGTCAAAAATAGAATTAAACAAAACTACGGCAACTTTTGACTCAGATGATGTTTCAATAGATGGGACAACAGTTACGATAAAAAATGAAGGAACGTATATTGTAAGTGGAGATTTAGAAAATGGAAAAATAATAGTTGATTCAGAAAAAACAGATAAACTACAGATAGTATTAAATGGAGCAAATATATCTTGTAAAGGTTCAGCTCCTATATATGTAAAACAGGCGGATAAAGTATTTCTAACATTGGCTAATGAAACTACAAATACACTTACATCTACAGGGGAATATGAAACTAGTGAAGATAATGTTGATGCAGCAATATTTTCAAAGGACGATTTAACACTTAATGGAACAGGAATATTAACTGTAAAAAGTGAATCAGGTCATGGAATAGTATCAAAGGATGATTTAGTGGTAACTAGTGGAACATACAACATAAATGCAGCATCACATGGACTATCAGCTAACGATAGTATAAGAATTGCAGATGGAAAATTTAGTATAACATCTGGAAAAGACGGACTTCACTCAGAAAATACAGATGATACAAAACTGGGATATATATATGTAGCAGATGGAGAATTTAATATAACTGCTGGATACGATGCACTAGATGCAAGTAGTGCAATACAGTCAGATGGAGGAACATTTGATGTAACAACAGGCGGAGGAAGTGCAAAAGCAGCATCAAAACGTGGAGGTGCTCCTGAAGGAGAAAAACCATCTGGAGAACGTCCTAAAATGCCAAGTAGAGATGGGGAAAAACCAATAGGCAATCCTCCATCAGGCAATGAAAATGGAGAACCACCAACTAAACCAGAAGGAGAATCTTCTCAGCAGAATAGCACAAGTGAAAGTGGAAATACTTCAAACGAAAATACTAGCAACAAAAGTGAGAATACTAACACAACGGAAAACTCAAGTACTGAAGAAAGTACAAACAGCATGAAGGGATTAAAAGCAGAAACAAATCTTGTTTTAAACGGAGGTACATACAATATAGATTCTTGTGATGATTCAATTCACTCAAATAAGGATGTCACAATAACTAATGGAGCATATAGTATAAAATCAGGAGATGATGCTGTTCATGCAGAGGAAACAACAAAAATAACTAACGGAAATATAAATATAACGAAGAGTTATGAAGGGATAGAAGGTTTAGATATAGAGTTAAAAGGCGGAAAAATAACTGTTGTAGCTGACGATGATGGTATTAATGCAGCTGGTGGAAATGACGACAGTGGAACAGTAGAGCCTTTTGAAAATAAAGGTGGAATGAATGAAGCAACTAATGGAAGTATAACTATCTCTAGTGGAAATATAGATATAAATGCTGCTGGAGATGGGATAGATGCCAATGGGGATTTAACTGTGACAGGTGGTACAACTTATGTTTCAGGATCTGAAAATGGCGGAAATTCAGCCCTAGATTATTCTGGAGATGCAAAGATAACAGGTGGTACATTTGTAGCTGTTGGAATGTCAGAGATGAGTCAGAACTTTGGTGACGATTCTACACAGGGTGCGATTATGATAAATAAAGATGATACTCAGGAAAAAGGTACGAAGATTAGCTTGAAAGATAGTAGTGGTGAGGAGCTAGTTTCGTATACTTCTAAGAAGTCTTTCAATTCTGTGCTTGTTAGTTGCAAGGGAATTGAAAAGGATGGTAGTTATACTATGAGTATTGGAGATGAAGACAGTGCAGTTCAGATGAGTTCTCTTGTGTATTCTGAGGGAACAAAGTCTAGAACGATGAAATAA
- a CDS encoding TRM11 family SAM-dependent methyltransferase: protein MINWEPSNFKLETGTVWIFPERGSWATHTPKYRGNFSPYVPRNLILRYSKKGDMILDQFAGGGTTLIEAKLLGRNIIGVDVNIQALALCRSSTNFEYKNSSKVYLRRGDARNLNFIPDEKIDFICTHPPYADAIKYSKDIVEDISLLDYKSFLKEMEKVAKESYRVLKKGKYCAILMGDIRKNGNVIPLGFEVMNIFKNVGFINKEIIIKEQYNCKSTDYWIKKSFERNFLLLEHEYLFVFRK from the coding sequence ATGATAAATTGGGAACCAAGTAATTTTAAACTTGAAACAGGAACTGTATGGATATTTCCTGAAAGAGGTAGTTGGGCTACACATACTCCAAAATATAGGGGAAACTTTTCACCCTATGTTCCAAGAAATTTAATTTTAAGATATTCAAAAAAAGGAGATATGATATTAGACCAATTTGCTGGTGGAGGAACAACTCTTATAGAAGCAAAATTGTTAGGTAGAAATATTATAGGTGTAGATGTAAATATTCAAGCATTAGCTCTATGTAGGTCTAGTACAAATTTTGAATACAAGAATTCAAGCAAAGTATATTTGAGAAGAGGGGATGCTAGAAATTTAAATTTTATACCAGATGAAAAAATTGATTTTATTTGTACACATCCACCTTACGCAGATGCAATAAAATACAGTAAAGATATTGTTGAAGATATTTCTTTATTAGATTATAAAAGTTTTTTAAAAGAGATGGAGAAAGTAGCAAAAGAGAGTTATAGAGTTTTAAAAAAGGGAAAATATTGTGCAATTCTTATGGGTGATATCAGAAAAAATGGTAATGTTATACCATTAGGATTTGAAGTTATGAATATTTTCAAAAATGTAGGATTTATTAATAAGGAAATAATCATAAAGGAGCAGTATAATTGTAAAAGTACAGATTATTGGATTAAGAAAAGTTTTGAAAGAAATTTCTTATTGCTAGAGCATGAATATTTATTTGTATTTAGAAAATGA
- a CDS encoding polyphosphate polymerase domain-containing protein, whose protein sequence is MSEYQHIFKRYEMKFILNREQKERLKKLMLNYMEEDSYGRSTIRSLYFDTPTYRIIRASIEKPVYREKLRIRSYKKVEHDDEIFVELKKKYKKVVYKRRINMTEQEAMNYICCRNDKDIEKSQIKNEIDYFLDYYQDIRPSALITYDREAFYEVGNRDFRVTFDENILWRKEDLSLCSEIYGDALLEEGYTLMEVKTIGGIPVWMTDFLTEEKIYKATFSKYGFAYRRIFGEKKAA, encoded by the coding sequence ATGAGTGAATATCAGCATATATTTAAAAGATATGAGATGAAATTTATCTTAAATAGAGAACAAAAGGAAAGACTAAAAAAACTGATGTTAAATTATATGGAGGAAGATTCTTATGGAAGAAGTACCATACGAAGTCTATACTTCGATACTCCAACATATAGAATTATAAGAGCATCTATTGAAAAACCAGTATACAGAGAAAAACTAAGAATAAGGAGCTACAAAAAGGTAGAACACGACGATGAAATATTTGTAGAGTTAAAGAAAAAATATAAAAAAGTTGTGTACAAAAGAAGAATAAATATGACAGAACAAGAGGCTATGAACTATATCTGTTGTAGAAACGACAAAGATATTGAAAAATCTCAGATAAAAAATGAGATAGACTACTTTTTAGACTACTACCAAGATATTAGACCATCGGCACTGATAACATATGATAGAGAAGCATTCTATGAAGTTGGAAATAGAGATTTTAGAGTAACATTTGATGAGAATATACTTTGGAGAAAGGAAGACTTATCTCTATGTAGTGAAATATACGGAGATGCACTATTAGAGGAAGGATATACATTGATGGAAGTAAAGACAATTGGAGGAATTCCAGTTTGGATGACAGACTTTCTAACAGAAGAAAAAATATACAAGGCTACTTTTTCAAAATACGGATTTGCATATAGAAGAATATTTGGAGAAAAGAAGGCAGCCTAA